GGGTGGTCAAGGACGGCGCGGTGGCCGGGCCGCCGCGCGACAACCTGGTGCTGGAAGGCATCCGCTACGGCCTGGTGGAGCAGCTGTGCCGGCAGGCCGGCATCCCGTTCGAGCTGCGCCGCATCGGCCGCGACGAGGTGCTCACCGCCGACGAGCTGCTGCTGTCCTCGGCCACCAAGGAGGTGCTGCCCGTCACCACCCTGGACGGCCGGCCGGTTGGAAACGGCCGCCCGGGCCCCATCTACGACAAGCTCTACGCCGGCTACCAGCTGGCCAAACAGGCCCAAGCATGACCACACCCGCTCCCACCGCCGCCGCCGATCTGCGCAAGGACTCGCTGATCGCGTACCCCTCGCACTTCCCGATCAAGGTGATGGGGGCGAACGTCGACGGCTTCGTGCACGCAGTCACCCAGATCGCCCGCCAGTTCGACCCGTCGTTCGACGCCGCCAGCGTCGAACTGCGCGACAGCAAGGCCGGCAACTATCTCGGCGTGACCATCACCATCACCGCCACCAGCCGCGAGCAGCTCGATGAGCTGTACCGCACGCTGTCGACCCATCCCATGGTCAAGGTCGTGCTCTGAGCATGGAGGTCCGCGTGCTCGGGCGGGTGGAGTACCTGCCCACCTACCGGTCGATGCAGGACTTCACCGCCGGCCGCACGGCCGACACGCCCGACCAGCTGTGGCTGTGCGAGCACCCGCCGGTGTACACGCAGGGCCTGGCAGGCGACGCCAGCCACGTGCTGGCCCCCGGCTCCATTCCGGTGGTGGCCACCAACCGCGGCGGCCAGGTCACCTTCCACGGCCCCGGCCAGGTGGTCGCCTATCCCCTGCTCGACCTGCGCCGGCGCGGCTACTTCGTCAAGGAGTACGTCTACCGGCTGGAGGAAGCGGTGCTGCGCACGCTGGCCGAGTTCGGCGTCACCGGCCACCGGGTGGCGGGCGCGCCCGGCATCTACGTGCGGCTGGCCGATCCGTTCTCCCATGCGGCGCTGACCGGCCCCGCCCGGCCGGACCAGCCGTTCGACGGCCTGGGCAAGATCGCGGCCCTGGGCGTCAAGGTCAGCCGTCACTGCACCTACCACGGGCTGGCGCTGAACGTGGCGATGGATCTCGAACCCTTCTCGCGCATCAACCCTTGTGGCTACGCGGGTCTGGCGACGGTCGACCTTTCTACAATCGGCGTCCCCACCACCTGGACCGTGGCGGCCGGCGTCCTGGGCCAGAAGCTCGCGGCGCTGCTGGCCGCCTGAGAGGATTGCATGAGTTCCACCCCCGTCGTGCGCGAGGCGCAGACCGCCGCCACCTACGATGCCAGCGCCAAGCAGAAGGCCGCGGCCAAGCTCTCGCGCATCCCGGTCAAGGTGGAAGCGGCCGAGGTGCTCAAGAAGCCCGACTGGATCCGCGTGCGGGCCGGCTCGCCCACCACCCGCTTCTACGAGATCAAGCAGATCCTGCGCGAGAGCAACCTGCACACCGTGTGCGAGGAAGCGTCCTGCCCCAACATCGGCGAGTGCTTCGGCAAGGGCACGGCCACCTTCATGATCATGGGTGACAAGTGCACCCGCCGCTGCCCTTTCTGCGACGTCGGCCACGGCCGCCCCGACCCGCTCGATCCGCTCGAGCCGGAGAACCTGGCGCGCACCATCGCGAAGCTCCAGCTCAAGTACGTGGTCATCACCAGCGTCGACCGTGACGACCTGCGCGATGGCGGCAGCCAGCATTTCGTCGACTGCATCCGCACCACCCGCGCGCTGTCGCCGGCCACCACCATCGAGATCCTGGTGCCCGACTTCCGCGGCCGCGACGACCGCGCGCTGGAGATCCTGAAGGCCGCGCCGCCGGACGTGATGAACCACAACCTGGAGACCATCCCGCGCCTGTACAA
The sequence above is drawn from the Ramlibacter pinisoli genome and encodes:
- a CDS encoding YbeD family protein; the encoded protein is MTTPAPTAAADLRKDSLIAYPSHFPIKVMGANVDGFVHAVTQIARQFDPSFDAASVELRDSKAGNYLGVTITITATSREQLDELYRTLSTHPMVKVVL
- the lipB gene encoding lipoyl(octanoyl) transferase LipB, with the protein product MEVRVLGRVEYLPTYRSMQDFTAGRTADTPDQLWLCEHPPVYTQGLAGDASHVLAPGSIPVVATNRGGQVTFHGPGQVVAYPLLDLRRRGYFVKEYVYRLEEAVLRTLAEFGVTGHRVAGAPGIYVRLADPFSHAALTGPARPDQPFDGLGKIAALGVKVSRHCTYHGLALNVAMDLEPFSRINPCGYAGLATVDLSTIGVPTTWTVAAGVLGQKLAALLAA
- the lipA gene encoding lipoyl synthase — protein: MSSTPVVREAQTAATYDASAKQKAAAKLSRIPVKVEAAEVLKKPDWIRVRAGSPTTRFYEIKQILRESNLHTVCEEASCPNIGECFGKGTATFMIMGDKCTRRCPFCDVGHGRPDPLDPLEPENLARTIAKLQLKYVVITSVDRDDLRDGGSQHFVDCIRTTRALSPATTIEILVPDFRGRDDRALEILKAAPPDVMNHNLETIPRLYKEARPGSDYQFSLNLLKKFKALFPQIPTKSGLMVGLGETDDEILDVMRDMRAHGIDMLTIGQYLAPTSSHLPVRRYVHPDTFKMFEARAYEMGFSHAAVGAMVRSSYHADQQAHAAGVASAAA